cggagaaggaGATAAAGGATCTCCGGAGTGCAGGATACCTTGCTACCACCATCGCGCACAGGCTCCCCCCAAGGGCCAGATCATTCCCACTCCAGAGCCCGGCGAaagggtcgtcttccttccccattTTCCTTAGAAGGTTAGGTTTTCCattccacccattcgttcgcggccttatgttctactacaggctagatttccatgatctagccccaaaccctttcctccacatctcggcgtttatcgtcgtgtgtgaggctcttctccgcattcacccacacttcggcctgtggctgaaagtctccaatgtgaagccgaaggtggttgacgggCAACACACGGACTGCGGCGGGGTCATGATTAGCAAGCTGCCCAACGCCacatggcccaagggggccttcgtCGAGACTGTCAAGatctggcaacaagagtggttttatatcactgagccgcgccaCAGCAAGTGGGCGGCGATTCCAGAGTTCAAATCCGGCCCCCCCATGAGGCTCATCTCCTGGACCGCGAAGGGCCTTGACTGGGGGTCTCAGACGGAGGTGCAAACGTGTATCACCAACGTACTAAGCAAAAACGTTGGTCTAACCAACATAGTGCAGATTATGCTCTTCCGCTGCATACTCCCCTGTCAGCGCCGGacttcccccatgtgggagttcatcCGGAGGAGCTGCGGACTCTGCAACATTTCCTCGGCACGACGCACAAGGGAATGTGGAAGCTACTCTTCAAGGCGCAGAAGAGAtggcccatggagaccgaagacGTCGGCCTCGATGCCAAGAATTTGGCCACTCTGGTAAGTGTTTGGTTTTCCAAAGATATATCTGGTTTATGTATTCGATCAATAAATTTATCAGCCCATCTTTCTGCAGGGCTGGACCAACAAGTTGGAGCGGATTAAGAGTCTGACTCCGTTGCCTGAAGATCCAGTCACTCCTCAGCTGGAGGAGATGCTGGTCCCAACGCCCTATCAGCcgccggagaagaagaccaagaagaagggcaaagggccCAAGGACGGTTCCCTCCGCAAAGGTCCTTCGGACGCAGTGTTCGGAGAGAACGAGGACGTCTTCTCTCACaaggaagacgaagatgaagaggaggaggaggaggaagtggagagcGATTCCCGGcgcaagatgaggaggaagaagaggacaacctCCAAGAATCCGGAGGGAGCAATGCCGAAGAGGGAGAAGATAACCCTCTCGGATAGTTTGGACTCAGAGTCCAAACACAGCCCGAAGAGGGCCccaagggagaagcccctggccgacaCGTAAGTGTTGAAACCTTACTTGTTCAATTTTCGCTTAATCTGCACCTGTTATATGAATCATATCTTTGTTTGCCTTTTTAGCCCTCCACGCGAGATCCTAATTCCCTCCTCTTTGGAGGGGAACTCTCTGCCACCTGAAGACGCGGAGAATGACGGACCATCGCGTGCCTTCTCcccctgccatggaggacaccgatGTGTCGTCTCAAAGGACATCTCCTGGCCGAGGAGGAGCGTACGAGGCCGTCCAAAAGGCGCCCGAGGATAACACCTCGGATGCCGTAGAGCGGGGCACGGCGACCCCCATGACCACCGGAGGTGGGGGGCCTCAGCAGTTCGGGCCCTCGCCGAACACCGTCCccgagaccaatacggctccgggTTCGGACCAACACCCCCTTCGACagaggggggaggagcagcagctccatcggcgacctctgtcaatccggaggccGCTGATACTCTGTAGGAAGCACTGCAacatgcttccatcatggaggaacaccgcaccttgatgggtgcggttatggaaaaGATTCGGTCCgcaaagagcggactgaccgaagccttgaacagcctactgacgggctttgagggtATGCAATGTAATTCTCTTGCAAATTTTTATATATATGTGCAAGGATGAACCTAtgcatagatagtagcccatgagactctgtCCGGATTAGAACGATCTGGACAAAGGATAAAAAACAAGTTGATAATTTTATGTACTATCTTGTTCGACATGCTTCTATGCTGGCGGCTGCTGCCCAGGCCGCAGAGGTTTccgagctcaatcggaagcttcgGCTAGCCGATGAGGAACTCGACCGTGTCAATAAGCGGTTTGACAAAACCCAAGGTATGCGACACTATTACATACCCGAAGTGATATGTGTGTGAATTCTTTAAATTTACTAAATGTTATGACTATACTCACAGCTGGCGcagccgaggtcgagtccctcaagagcgccctcgcccaagccaagaaggaggcggaggtgagCAAGGTGGTTGCTGACAAAGGGGCCAAGGATTTGGAGGTGGAACGAACCGCCCGTGAACAACACAAGGCGCGGTGGGCGAGGTCGAATAGGAGCTCAAGGACGTTATCGCTAAATGCGAGTCCTTAGAGCAGAAGAGTTCGGAACAGGCCTTCGAGCTCACCAAAGCTCTTGAGAGCATGAAGGAAG
Above is a window of Triticum aestivum cultivar Chinese Spring chromosome 6B, IWGSC CS RefSeq v2.1, whole genome shotgun sequence DNA encoding:
- the LOC123134482 gene encoding uncharacterized protein; protein product: MWKLLFKAQKRWPMETEDVGLDAKNLATLGWTNKLERIKSLTPLPEDPVTPQLEEMLVPTPYQPPEKKTKKKGKGPKDGSLRKGPSDAVFGENEDVFSHKEDEDEEEEEEEVESDSRRKMRRKKRTTSKNPEGAMPKREKITLSDSLDSESKHSPKRAPREKPLADT